Part of the Bdellovibrionales bacterium genome is shown below.
TGGTCGAATGCCATCACGGCACTTCTCTTTGGGGCCGCTCATATTGATAGCGATAATCCATTTCCCATCATGCAAACTTTAGGAGGTTACTACTTTGGTTATCTCACTCAAAAAAATCAGTGGACGATGTCAGAAGCTGTCTTCGTGCATTTTTGGTGGGATATTATCGCCATAGGTGCGGAGTTAGGTGCAAGCCGCGGCAAAGGAGCTTACATTCCTCTGATAAACATGTCATTCTAGTGAACGATGATCAAGTGGCTTTGTCTTATCTCCTATTTCTTTTTGCTCGCGAATCAGTTCACGCTCAACGAGCTCGAAGAGCAGTATAATTCTTCAAGTCCTAGCGTGGTCTTAGATTGGGATGGGGATGGCGAGCTCGACTTCGATCACGAGGACGAAGAAGACGCAGAGGCGCGCAGTCTAGGAAAATGGTCCCTGGATATTTATTCCCCACCTGATTTTGTTTCTACATTGAATGTAGATCCTCACAAGCTTTGTTTCTTTTACCCGAATCTTTCGGACCAAAACGTTTTTATTAAGATCAAATACCCACCTCGAGCCAGTTAGCTCGGTCTCTCATCCGTTAAAAATTGAATAATAACTTTGCTTTAGAGGTGGATTCTATGAGTTTTCTTTTATTTTTATTGATTTTGTTTTCTCATTTTCAGGTTTTCGCTCAAGATACGGCTTTCGAAGACTACGAAACGAAGGGCGAAATTCCCGAGCCCCTATATATCGACTTAGTTCGAAATTTAAACTCGAAGAGGGGAGAGTGGGAAGTGAACTCTCTATTTTATCATAAAGACTCGGGATTTGATGCGTTTCAGTGGGCTCCAGAGATCGAGTGGGTGGCTTATTCTGGAGGAGCGGTAGAACTCGAGTTTCCAATGCTAGGAGATTCGTTGTACAGTTACAAAGTCGCTTTTCAGCAAAAGATTTGGGGAGACCCTCAGCAAAATGATTTGCACGGATTGCAATTGATTTACGAGGCCGACAAATCGTTCTCTGAATCTGAAGGCACTCTTTATTATATAATCGCCTACCGTTGGAATGCGTCGTTCTCGGCCATCGCCCTTATCGGTGGGCGATGGGCTTTAGAAACGGACCACGGATTCTCGCCTCGGTGGAATATCACATTGTTCTATAATAAGTCTGACGAAATCGACATCGGGTTCGAAGTGAATCATTCCTCAAATTGGCATTCCGAAGCGCAGTGGACCCAGATTATTCCCCAACTGCATTTCGCTCTCGACGAAGGATACAAAATACAGTTTGGTTTTGGCGCGAGAGAGGAGTTTAAGCAGTGGAGTCCAGTCTCCATGTTTCGATTAATTCGAGAATTCAATAGAGGTCCTTAATATTCTTTGGATCGCGTTGAACCAGCCTTCGGCGAGTTTTTGATTGCCGCGGTCATTGGGATGGAACCCATCAGGTCCAATGTCTTCGGCGGTTAAAAGCTTAAAGTTATCTTGGAAATAGAGCTGTTTATTATGTTTCATTTCGCGAGTGATTTCTTTTTGCAGCTTGGAATTGAATTCGATGACTTTCGCATTGAGATGATCCGCTCTCGGTGGTCGACTTTGAACAATGACGATCGCTTGGGGTGAAAGTTTATGAATTTTCCGAATCAATGAAACAAGCCGTTGATGAGCGGAATCCAATTTGAAGTTTTGGGCAATGTCGTTACCGCCGGCGCCCAGCAAAATGAGATCTGGCTTAAATGTCCCTAAACTTTTTTCGACCACTGGACCGAGTTGGTCAATGCGATACCCACCGTACCCTTCATGATCTGGATCTGGCATATCCGGTGGTCCTTGTTGATTCGATCCGAGGAAGTCCACCGAAAACCCTGCATTTTTAAGTAAAATGTAAAGGTGAGGACGATAACCTCCATTATTAGCGACTCCTGCCGTGAGGGAATCACCCAGGGCGAGAATTTTGAGTGTTCGAGGCTGAGGCGCTTGGGCGAGATGACGAGTTCCAGAGTGACAACTCAAACCTAAGGTAAAAACAGTAAGACCAATGAATGTTTTAAACATAACGATAGAATCACTCATAAAAAGAAATAAGAAAATGAGGACCTGGACCAGGCTGAATTAGCAAAATATAATTTGAGTCATTTCAAGCAGATACACACTTGATGATACATAATATAACTTATAGGAACGATTTGTTTTCGATGAAACCAGACCTATGTGGCCTGGCCACTTTGGTAAAGCATTATGAATCTTTGGGTCTCTATCATTTCGTAAATTTCTAAAATGTATTTTTTAAAATTTGGATTTTGTCGAAGTTCGTTCATTTGATCTTGAACTGGAAGTGCAAGAAATCTTTGAACTATAGCGGCGGGATACTCTCGATTCTCCGGGAGGCTTAAGCTGAACTGCGGACTTGAGAGGTTGAGAAGAACTTCCGGAGGCACTAGTGCCAACGCCGGTACAGATCGTTTTGCAGTCGCCAATGCCAATTTCTGTAGAGTGTTTAAAAATAACCATCGCGATGCCGCGGTCGCTCCAATTGCAATCCAAACAATTCGCACGTGGGAGTCGTTGAGGGCCAACTTGAGTTGTTCTAGAGTGCGTTGAAGGGAGGTTTCACTCCCCGCCTCATCTAAATGGTAGGCGCAACGTTTTTCCGCTTGCTCGAAGGTCAAACCCCAGTTGTCCATAAGATCTTCCACGCAGGCCTGATAAACATCGTAGATAGATGGTTTTTGCGGAGTTTCGTTGCCATCACTGTCATTGGCCAAAAGAGGAGCGCAGAATAGAAAAATAAGTAAGGAGAGCGTGAGTTTCATAAACAACCTTCGATCACTTGCAACGTATATGATCTCGCTCTCCCCATCAATGTGAGTGTCTCGCCCCTGTGATTATTACTGAATTGACTTCGAATTCGACAATTTATCGGAGCAAGCCCCGATCGTAACTTCCATATGGACCCAGTCATTGGGCTTATCGTAGACTTCAAAACTCATTTGTGTTTCATTTTTTGGAACCACATTTCGAATCGAAAATTCATCTCCTAAGAAATCGGAATCGCTTAAGGAGTAAAGAATTTTTGAAACGTCTTCGGTGTTTCCATTAAAGCAAAGTTGACCGTTAATCAACGCCTCGGCCCCACCCATATCCCAGGCCATTTCCACTTCACTTTCATCCACATCTTCGCCGAGCCAGTCGATCTTAATCTTTGTGCCATTTTGGACCAAGATCTCGATACTGCTATGGTCTGCAGCGAAAGCCGATGTTGTACCGATAAGTATGATGAGTGATAAAATTAAATTCATAAATTCTCCTTCTCTTAATTGACGCGGATCCTAAGCCAGGGTTTATGTTGGTTGACTGATTTGACCGACGTAGCACAGCGAGGATTGAAAAGGAAAACCAATACCCTGTCTCTCAGGCGCAGTGAAAAATATCCCCGTTACCACGCAAGAGTTATTTCCTAAATTTACCAAATTTGTCAGGGTTCCATAAGAAATGAGTCGAAGTGAAATTCGAAAAAAATTAGCATTTCAATTATTTGAGTTTCAAGGATATGTTCTCGGAATAGGGAGAATTTTATGAAAACTTTATTGTTCAGTTTTATAGTTGTCTTGACCATGGGTGTTAGCGCGAGTCCTCAAAAGTCTTTTGAAGTTCCTGCGGCGGGAGAAATCACTGCGGTTAGTCCTCTTTGTCCTCAGGGGATGATGTGTATCACTAATGGCTCGATCATCGATATGGTATTTCGTTTTTCTAACGGATGTTCGGCTCTCAAAGTTTTGAAGTTTGAAGCAAATCCTGAAGCCAAAACAGTTGAGGTTGAAGCGGTCGAGTCTCGGGATCCTTTGAGTATGTGCACGACGGCCATTGTCGAGCGCGCGGAAAGAGTCACTGTTCCGAGTTTTTACCCACCCTTCGTCCTTTCGTTTAAAGGTACGGGAGTGGTTTTTAATGTCACTGAGTTCTTCTAAATAATCTCTCACTGTCGAAAGATCGCTCTGTTCTAGAAATATTACAGGGCTTTTGCGTGCTCATGGAGTTAAAGGGGCCTCCCCATTATAATCCGGCAATGTCTTTTCGATTTGGGACCATTACTTTGAAGCTTTTAGTGAGTCTTTTCATCGCTGGAAATTCGGCTCCCGCCAGTGCCATTACGTTTGAGGAAGCTCAAGGATCTTGGACTCGCGTCGGTGACGGATGTCGGGAGCTCACTTCTTCCGAACTGGCAAATCTTTCCAATAACGGTGGGGGAAACTCCTCTCGACGTCGCATGCAGATGACCATCACCGAAGAGGGTTTCTCGGCGGCATCCTATCCCAGTCTTCGCTGTGAAAGGGATTTCGAGCGTAACGATGCTATCCCCTTTGATAATCAAAATGTTTGGTTCAATTGCGCAAATCCTGCGACCAATTCCGGTCGAATTACCTTTGATGGCGATAATGTTTATACTTCGGCTAATGATTGTCGGAGAGTGGCTGATAATCCGTGGGGCTGCACTCTCACCGACTGGAAGGTGCGTCGCGTGGGAGATGTTCTAGAATTTAAATATCAACATCCCCAAGAGTGTAAATCGGGAGAACACTATTTTTACATTTACTTTATTCCAGCGCCATTGAGCTAACGATGGTGTCACGTCACCGCGAGGGCCGCGGTGAGAAGTTCTTTTAAGTGGTGGAGCTGGATATGAGGATGCACCAGGATTAATCTTAAAAAATGAACACTGGTCTTCGTCGTTGAATAATTCACCATTGCCGTGTTCGATAGGCGAAGCTGCTCGCGCACATGTTTTGACCACAAGGGATCGTGCTCCCCTTTTGGGTTTAAAACTTCTACGCAAATGTTTAAAAATTCGGGCTCGTGAACGAGCATTAAGCGCGGTTGATCTTGAATCCACCTTACGCATTCTTCCCGAAGATCTAACATATGATCGATGGCCGCTGTCATGCCTTGCGTGCCTAAGTTTTTCCAAAGTGTCCAAAAGCTTAAAACGTCACCGCCTCTTCCACATTGCCAGGACAGTCTCCCCCGGTCGAGAGTCTCACTCTCGTGAAAAAGGTACTCCCCGCCCTTAGTGTCGTTGGCTTCGAGTAACAGTTGAGGGTGTTGGATTAAGAAAAAGCTACTTGTAAGGCTCGAACCAAAAAACTTGTGAGCATCAAAAGTTAAAGAATCACATTGATCCAGCCCTTTAAGTCGCGGTTTAAGCTTTTGTGAGAACAGTGCGGGCGCGCCCCACGCGGCATCGGCATGAAGCCACATCTTGTAACGACGAGCGATGTCGGCTAATTCTTCGAGGGGGTCAATAGCGCCAAACACGGTGGTACCTACTGTGGCTCCAATATAAAGCGGGATGTGTCCGCTCGCTAGATCTTTCTCGATTAAGGCTTCTAAATGCCGAACATCCATTTTACCCTGAGCATCCGTGTTCACAGAAACTAAAGCGTCGGTGCCTAATCCTAAAACGGCCACAGCTTTTCTAAACGAATAATGAGCCTCGTGCGAAATATAAAGTTTTACTTTTTGATTTCCAATACCTTCCCGACGAGCGTCTGGGAATTTTTTCTGGCGAGCACAATGAATGGACATAAAATTAGCGGCACTTCCCCCAGGAACCGTAATTCCGCTACGCAGTTCGGGCTTCCAGCCGATGAGTTCGCCGAGCTGATCGGTGACCTGTTGCTCGATGAGCGAAAGAGCCGGGCTGGCTTCGAAGGTGGCTAAGGTCGTTCGAGTCTTTTGTAACGTATTCTCTGCCCATCTTGTTTGGGAAAACACTCCCGAAAAAAGCTGATTCATAAAAAATGGGGAGTCGGTGGTGATGGAGGCCTTCTCAATGTTCTCTAAGTTTTTAAAAATGTGTTGGTATGAGCTACCCTCGTAGGTCAAAGCCAGATCCAAATTTTTCTTTAAAACATCTGGGGACTGCGGGACAAATTGGACCAGAGAATCGACTTTAACTATTTTGGGCGAATACACATGAAGTGTCTTTCCCCGTTGGGACACGCATCGCAGTTCGTGCTGAGCACCAAGAGGGGTAAAAAACGTTTGTCCCTTTTCGATCGCTTGGACTTCGCTTTTAAATTCGTAGGCGGTCGTGTTTTCAAACAGACCCTCTTGGACAAGAACCGAGCAACTGCTGTCCCCGTGCCCATGCATGGGTGAAATGGCACCCCTCTCCCAATCACAGGCAACCACCTCGAAGGCGTCGCACTCATAGATTGTCGTTCGAATGTATTGAGGATTAGATTTGTTTTCTGACATATTTACTTTTAATGGCCATGATTTTTTGAACAAGCTGCTGTCTGTTGAAAAAAAGAATCATCAGCGAACCGATAAATACGGTTACAGCCAAGCCAAATAAAAGTCCACCATCATTTTGCACGATAATCCCCAAGATCAACAAATGGCTTAAAATAGCTCCTGAAATGATCATTAACGAAACGAGCGCTCCGAAGAGCTGCGTGGCCGGGATTAAAAGCAGAACGGCGGCCGCGAGTTCAGCAAATCCCGAGAGCCAGCGCCCCCAAGGCTCTGCCCCAAGAGAAGAAAATATAAAAACAGACTCCTCGGCTCCTGTGAATTTAAAAAACAGGGTTTGAAGCAGGATTGCCGCCACAACGATTCGAGTAGAAAGTAAAAAATATTTCATTGTTACTCCTTAGAAGTGCGGACTTTGGGCCACAACTGGTCTGCTTTTTTAATACTCTCGGCTTCGTTTTTTACCCATTCCTTTTTGGCATCACCCTTCCAGCCTTTATAAAACAGGTATAAACGACCGTCTGTAATTTTGTAGTTGAGAGGATCTATATCGTACTTATAGCCCCCGGCAACTGCGGTCGCACACCACCCTTCGTACGCGGGACGATATTTTTCAGGATTCTTTAAAAACTCACTTCTATTTTCTTCGCTAGCAAACAAATATCGTAGGCCTCGATCATCGTAAGAAATCGTTTTTTGACCACGACTGGGTTGATCTTTAAAATACGAAACCGGGTCGTAGCCATAAAGTAGTACTCCGTCTCGAATATTAGCGGTTGAATCTGCACCGGCGATGGACCCGAATAAAAATAAAAAAAACAATCGTGAATCTCATATTGAACCTCCATAAGCTCTACGAGGTATTACGCCATGGTTTATAAAAAGTTACAAAAAAAGCAAGTTAGTGTTACGTTGTTGGTATGATCAGCACCTTCTGGGGAATCGTATTAGGAACTTTCGTTCTCGAAGATATCGCAATCGCCAGCAGTCTTGCCCTGGTTCAACAAGGTCAGATTTCACTAGGCCTTGCGGGGTTCGCCTGCTTTTTCGGCATTTCCTTAGGGGATATTATTCTCTTCTTACTGGGTCGAGGGGCCTCGCGATTTGACTTTATCCGGTCGTGGTCTCTGATTAAAAAAGCACAAAGGTATTTCTCTCACGAAGAGCAAAGGCAAAAACTAGCCACGGCTATTGTGGTTTCTCGGGCCATTCCTGGAACTCGGCTTCCCACCTACATTGGTGCTGGTTTGCTCAACTACTCTCTGCCCTCTTTTGTGGGACTGACTCTCATCAGCGTGGCGATTTGGGTTTTAGCCACTTTTGCCGGCGGTCGTCTACTCCTTGGACAAGGTCAGTTGCATTGGTCACTGATCGTTATTGGTTTATTAGTTCTGATGGCGACCCTGCGCCGCCTCTTCATCCTTGGCACTGATCCTTGGGCGCGCAAGGCGTGGAAGTCCTCTTGGCTCAAATGGCGATCTTTTGAGTTTTGGCCCGCGTGGCTTTTTTATCTTCCGATGATTCCCCATTATCTCAAGTGGTCTTTTAAAACTCGAAGTCTAATCACCCCGTTTTATGCGAATCCGAAAATTTTAAATGGGGGTATTGTTGGAGAATCGAAGTGGGACTTTCTGCAAGATCTCCCCTTAGCGGCACCCTACACCTTAAAGTCTTGTCAGCTCTTTGCTCCAGTCACTTTGGAGACTGTGAAATTGCAAGTGCAAAAACTGGGACTCGAGTTTCCCTGGATTTTAAAACCTGATGTAGGACAAAGAGGTTTTGCGGTGAGATGGATTAAATCGTGGGACGATGTAGAGGGGTACCTTGCACAATCACATTTTGATTTGATTGTTCAAGAGAAAAGTAAGTATTCACGCGAAGCCGGCGTATTTTATATCAAGTATCCTGGAAAACCTCGCGGCGAAATTTTCTCCATCACGGATAAAGAATTTCCATCGGTTAGGGGTGATGGAGTTACAAAGCTGGGAGATTTAATTCTTCAGGATGAACGAGCTCGAATTATTGCGTCGGTCTATTTTGAAAGGCACAGGGTGGAGCTGGATCGCGTACTTCGGCCCGGAGAAGTCTTCACACTCAGCGAATGTGGCAATCATTGTCAGGGGGCTATTTTTTATAATGGGAAGAATTTAAAGACCCCCGCGCTACTCCAGGCGATAGAGGAGGTCGTTAAAGATATTCCTGAGTTTTATTTTGGGCGTATCGACCTCCGCTACGAGTCGGCGGAACGACTTAAAGAGGGCAAAAACTTCCAAATTGTTGAGATCAATGGCGCGGGTTCGGAAGCCACTCATATCTGGGATGCCTCGACAACA
Proteins encoded:
- a CDS encoding aminotransferase class V-fold PLP-dependent enzyme; its protein translation is MSENKSNPQYIRTTIYECDAFEVVACDWERGAISPMHGHGDSSCSVLVQEGLFENTTAYEFKSEVQAIEKGQTFFTPLGAQHELRCVSQRGKTLHVYSPKIVKVDSLVQFVPQSPDVLKKNLDLALTYEGSSYQHIFKNLENIEKASITTDSPFFMNQLFSGVFSQTRWAENTLQKTRTTLATFEASPALSLIEQQVTDQLGELIGWKPELRSGITVPGGSAANFMSIHCARQKKFPDARREGIGNQKVKLYISHEAHYSFRKAVAVLGLGTDALVSVNTDAQGKMDVRHLEALIEKDLASGHIPLYIGATVGTTVFGAIDPLEELADIARRYKMWLHADAAWGAPALFSQKLKPRLKGLDQCDSLTFDAHKFFGSSLTSSFFLIQHPQLLLEANDTKGGEYLFHESETLDRGRLSWQCGRGGDVLSFWTLWKNLGTQGMTAAIDHMLDLREECVRWIQDQPRLMLVHEPEFLNICVEVLNPKGEHDPLWSKHVREQLRLSNTAMVNYSTTKTSVHFLRLILVHPHIQLHHLKELLTAALAVT
- a CDS encoding DoxX family protein encodes the protein MKYFLLSTRIVVAAILLQTLFFKFTGAEESVFIFSSLGAEPWGRWLSGFAELAAAVLLLIPATQLFGALVSLMIISGAILSHLLILGIIVQNDGGLLFGLAVTVFIGSLMILFFNRQQLVQKIMAIKSKYVRKQI
- a CDS encoding VTT domain-containing protein, whose amino-acid sequence is MISTFWGIVLGTFVLEDIAIASSLALVQQGQISLGLAGFACFFGISLGDIILFLLGRGASRFDFIRSWSLIKKAQRYFSHEEQRQKLATAIVVSRAIPGTRLPTYIGAGLLNYSLPSFVGLTLISVAIWVLATFAGGRLLLGQGQLHWSLIVIGLLVLMATLRRLFILGTDPWARKAWKSSWLKWRSFEFWPAWLFYLPMIPHYLKWSFKTRSLITPFYANPKILNGGIVGESKWDFLQDLPLAAPYTLKSCQLFAPVTLETVKLQVQKLGLEFPWILKPDVGQRGFAVRWIKSWDDVEGYLAQSHFDLIVQEKSKYSREAGVFYIKYPGKPRGEIFSITDKEFPSVRGDGVTKLGDLILQDERARIIASVYFERHRVELDRVLRPGEVFTLSECGNHCQGAIFYNGKNLKTPALLQAIEEVVKDIPEFYFGRIDLRYESAERLKEGKNFQIVEINGAGSEATHIWDASTTLSEAYQTLFQQWEHLFLIGQAVREKNIEANVSARAFLRDFFSQILRKEKLSVSS